In one window of Brassica rapa cultivar Chiifu-401-42 chromosome A07, CAAS_Brap_v3.01, whole genome shotgun sequence DNA:
- the LOC103829407 gene encoding uncharacterized protein LOC103829407 — protein sequence MIDRECYLLFCIIIFMIAVPCYTHERFDGKTLYAGKELWKETLPLQSGSRVYKLEGIKSNSWYEVKISYPASIPALFSLQLLRNGEVGLKVNQMRRLLNTEKLIFKSESFENKEGLHVLVTVEPEGIVAIPNFKERSSIIYNIVCEEQLLGIAYSCWSVVVLVVLCLVVALILPRFLPSHLLIKDGDRDR from the exons ATGATCGATAGAGAATGCTATTTGCTCTTCTGTATCATTATATTCATGATTGCTGTGCCTTGCTATACCCATGAAAG gTTTGATGGAAAAACTTTATATGCTGGGAAGGAGCTGTGGAAGGAGACTCTGCCATTACAATCTGGATCTCGTGTTTACAAATTAGAAGGGATTAAATCAAATTCTTGGTATGAAGTCAAGATCTCGTACCCAGCTTCT ATCCCGGCTCTGTTCTCTCTGCAACTGTTGAGGAATGGTGAAGTGGGGTTGAAGGTTAACCAGATGAGGAGACTACTCAACACTGAGAAGTTGATCTTCAAGTCCGAAAGTTTTGAAAACAAG GAGGGATTGCATGTTTTGGTGACGGTTGAACCTGAAGGAATCGTAGCTATACCTAATTTCAAAGAACGGTCTTCCATCATTTACAATATAG TTTGTGAAGAACAGCTACTAGGCATCGCATACTCATGCTGGTCAGTGGTGGTTTTAGTAGTATTGTGTCTGGTGGTTGCGCTGATTCTTCCCCGGTTTCTTCCATCTCATCTTCTAATCAAAGATGGAGATCGTGACcgttaa
- the LOC103829408 gene encoding RNA-binding protein 24 — protein MAYSHSPFGDTTFTKVFVGGLAWETQSGTLLRHFEPYGAILEAVVIYDNNTGRSKGYGFVTFRDPEAARRACVDPAPIIDGRRANCNLASLGRPRLPMQYSVIPGRMRPASPYVGGHPYQQPVAYSYQQGVMYPYGATPYGPEYIYSQSHGLYGPYTAQQQYLQVYGVPGAVNSPGYQYRQFSQNIPAGHNYTAVQGYSVPGSHIQSPYPSVIAGPSPTQSHIIVRTSQHMQRSSSDQTTG, from the exons ATGGCGTACTCGCACTCTCCTTTTGGTGATACTACCTTCACCAAGGTCTTCGTTGGTGGCCTTGCCTGGGAGACTCAGAGCGGCACTCTTCTTCGCCATTTCGAACCCTATGGTGCGATCCTTGAGGCGGTCGTTATTTACGATAACAACACTGGTCGATCCAAAGGTTACGGCTTT GTGACTTTCCGAGATCCAGAGGCTGCTAGGAGAGCTTGTGTTGACCCAGCACCTATTATAGATGGCAGGCGTGCAAATTGTAATCTAGCTTCCCTTGGGAGACCTCGGCTTCCCATGCAATATTCGGTGATACCTG GACGGATGAGACCTGCTTCCCCATATGTTGGAGGACATCCGTATCAGCAACCAGTTGCTTATAGCTACCAGCAAGGAGTTATGTACCCTTATGG GGCTACACCATATGGACCTGAGTACATTTACTCACAGTCTCAT GGCTTGTATGGTCCTTACACTGCGCAACAACAGTACCTTCAGGTTTATGGAGTACCTGGGGCTGTTAACTCACCTGGCTACCAATATAGGCAATTTAGTCAAAACATCCCCGCTGGTCACAATTATACAGCGGTACAGGGCTATTCAGTTCCAGGAAGTCATATTCAATCTCCCTACCCTTCAGTTATAGCAGGTCCTTCCCCAACACAGTCCCATATTATTGTTCGGACTTCTCAACATATGCAAAGAAGCAGTTCTGATCAAACAACAGGGTGA